The following are encoded together in the Microtus pennsylvanicus isolate mMicPen1 chromosome 8, mMicPen1.hap1, whole genome shotgun sequence genome:
- the Ssuh2 gene encoding protein SSUH2 homolog isoform X1 — translation MQTLTWLDTLTMDRDLNEDDSVADLSFEAESPVAPPDELLEGLPSYDWLLQGRGGQVFFPSLESLGRSQEPASWSSVLEHSRVPVVTEEVAREALVSFVNSQCCYSSAAAGNIIIQELRQQTLCRYRLETFSESRGSEWTFQPVTNHSVDGPQRGASPRLWDMKVQVPPMFQEDTRKFQVPHSSLVKECHKCHGRGRYKCSGCHGAGMVRCSSCSGTKRKARQPRRCHMCSGSGRRRCSTCSGRGNKTCATCKGERKLEHFVQLVIMWKNSLFEFVSPHHLHCPGELLAKARGENLFRDENATVYPIVDFPLRDISLASQRGIEEHNTALASRSARILQQRQTIELIPITEVHYWYQGKTSVYYIYGTDHQVYVADYPKRYCCGCTIL, via the exons GTGTGGCTGACCTCAGTTTTGAGGCTGAGAGTCCTGTGGCGCCCCCTGATGAGCTCCTGGAAGGACTGCCCAGCTATGACTGGCTTCTTCAAGGGCGCG GAGGACAGGTCTTCTTTCCATCCCTAGAGTCCCTGGGAAGGTCCCAGGAGCCTGCCTCTTGGTCCTCAGTCCTGGAGCATAG CAGAGTCCCTGTGGTGACTGAGGAGGTGGCCCGGGAGGCCCTGGTCAGCTTCGTGAACTCTCAGTGTTGCTACAGCAGTGCAGCTGCTGGCAACATCATCATCCAGGAGCTGAGACAGCAAACCCTCTGCAGG TATCGCCTGGAGACCTTCAGCGAATCCCGGGGCAGCGAGTGGACGTTTCAGCCCGTTACCA ACCACTCGGTGGATGGACCGCAGAGAGGTGCCTCTCCCAGGCTCTGGGACATGAAGGTCCAGGTGCCTCCGATGTTTcaggaagacaccagaaagttCCAAGTGCCTCACTCCTCTCTGGTCAAG GAATGTCACAAATGCCACGGGCGTGGCCGCTATAAGTGCAGCGGCTGCCACGGGGCCGGCATG GTGAGGTGTTCGTCCTGCAGTGGTACCAAGCGAAAGGCCAGGCAGCCCCGGAGATGCCATATGTGTTCGGGATCCGGCAGGCGCAG GTGCAGCACCTGCTCTGGGAGGGGGAACAAGACATGTGCCACCTGCAAGGGAGAGAGGAAGCTGGAGCACTTTGTCCAACTGGTCATCATGTG GAAGAACAGCCTGTTTGAGTTTGTGTCCCCACACCACCTCCACTGCCCCGGGGAGCTGCTTGCCAAAGCCAGAGGAGAAAACCTCTTCAGGGACGAGAATGCCACG GTGTACCCCATTGTGGACTTTCCCCTGCGGGATATCTCTCTGGCCTCCCAGAGGGGCATTGAGGAGCACAATACCGCTCTGGCCTCCCGGAGTGCGCGCATCCTTCAGCAG CGCCAGACCATCGAGCTGATCCCCATCACAGAAGTTCACTACTGGTACCAAGGAAAGACTTCTGTCTACTACATCTATGGCACCGACCACCAGGTATACGTGGCTGACTACCCCAAGCGATACTGCTGTGGATGCACGATCCTCTGA
- the Ssuh2 gene encoding protein SSUH2 homolog isoform X2 has product MQTLTWLDTLTMDRDLNEDDSVADLSFEAESPVAPPDELLEGLPSYDWLLQGRGGQVFFPSLESLGRSQEPASWSSVLEHRVPVVTEEVAREALVSFVNSQCCYSSAAAGNIIIQELRQQTLCRYRLETFSESRGSEWTFQPVTNHSVDGPQRGASPRLWDMKVQVPPMFQEDTRKFQVPHSSLVKECHKCHGRGRYKCSGCHGAGMVRCSSCSGTKRKARQPRRCHMCSGSGRRRCSTCSGRGNKTCATCKGERKLEHFVQLVIMWKNSLFEFVSPHHLHCPGELLAKARGENLFRDENATVYPIVDFPLRDISLASQRGIEEHNTALASRSARILQQRQTIELIPITEVHYWYQGKTSVYYIYGTDHQVYVADYPKRYCCGCTIL; this is encoded by the exons GTGTGGCTGACCTCAGTTTTGAGGCTGAGAGTCCTGTGGCGCCCCCTGATGAGCTCCTGGAAGGACTGCCCAGCTATGACTGGCTTCTTCAAGGGCGCG GAGGACAGGTCTTCTTTCCATCCCTAGAGTCCCTGGGAAGGTCCCAGGAGCCTGCCTCTTGGTCCTCAGTCCTGGAGCATAG AGTCCCTGTGGTGACTGAGGAGGTGGCCCGGGAGGCCCTGGTCAGCTTCGTGAACTCTCAGTGTTGCTACAGCAGTGCAGCTGCTGGCAACATCATCATCCAGGAGCTGAGACAGCAAACCCTCTGCAGG TATCGCCTGGAGACCTTCAGCGAATCCCGGGGCAGCGAGTGGACGTTTCAGCCCGTTACCA ACCACTCGGTGGATGGACCGCAGAGAGGTGCCTCTCCCAGGCTCTGGGACATGAAGGTCCAGGTGCCTCCGATGTTTcaggaagacaccagaaagttCCAAGTGCCTCACTCCTCTCTGGTCAAG GAATGTCACAAATGCCACGGGCGTGGCCGCTATAAGTGCAGCGGCTGCCACGGGGCCGGCATG GTGAGGTGTTCGTCCTGCAGTGGTACCAAGCGAAAGGCCAGGCAGCCCCGGAGATGCCATATGTGTTCGGGATCCGGCAGGCGCAG GTGCAGCACCTGCTCTGGGAGGGGGAACAAGACATGTGCCACCTGCAAGGGAGAGAGGAAGCTGGAGCACTTTGTCCAACTGGTCATCATGTG GAAGAACAGCCTGTTTGAGTTTGTGTCCCCACACCACCTCCACTGCCCCGGGGAGCTGCTTGCCAAAGCCAGAGGAGAAAACCTCTTCAGGGACGAGAATGCCACG GTGTACCCCATTGTGGACTTTCCCCTGCGGGATATCTCTCTGGCCTCCCAGAGGGGCATTGAGGAGCACAATACCGCTCTGGCCTCCCGGAGTGCGCGCATCCTTCAGCAG CGCCAGACCATCGAGCTGATCCCCATCACAGAAGTTCACTACTGGTACCAAGGAAAGACTTCTGTCTACTACATCTATGGCACCGACCACCAGGTATACGTGGCTGACTACCCCAAGCGATACTGCTGTGGATGCACGATCCTCTGA